GGATCTCCTGCGCGAACGAATTGCGAAAGCTGTCCGCGTTCCAGGGCTCGGTCATGTCGTCGATCAGTTGGCGGGCCATCTTGAGTTCGGCCTCCTTGATGCCCGCCGCTTTCGCGCCCAGCGGGGGCAAGTCCAACTGCTCGAACGAGCGGATCTCGCCGCCCCAGCGCAGCAAGTTGAGCACCATCGCGCGGCCGCAGGGAATGAGCACCGCCAGGTGCTGCTTGGACTGGATCACCACCTTGGCCACACCCACCTTGTGGCTTTGCTGCAGCGACTCGCGCAACAGCGCGTACACCTTCTCGCCGCGCTTGAGCGGCGCGGTGTAGTAAGGCCGTTCCAGGTAGACGAAGGGAATCTCGTCGGCGTCGACGAAGGACTCGATCTCGATCGTCTGCGTGGTCTTCGGATAGGCCGAGGCGATCTCTTCGGGCGTGAGCACCACGTAGTGCCCTTCTTCGACTTCCACTCCCTTGACGATGTCCGACATGGCCACTTCCTTGCCGGTCACCTTGTTCACGCGCTTGTAGCCCACCGGTTCCATGGAGCGGCGGTCCAGCCAGTCGAAGTCCACACCCGAAGGGGCCGTGGCCGAGTACAGGCCCACGGGAATGTGCACCAGGCCGAAGCTGATGGCACCCTTCCACATGGTGCGGGTGGAGGTGGGTGCCTGCGCGTCTTCCGCTGCAGAAGGGCTCGCGCGCTTGGACGGGGTTTTGTGGGTGGTGCGGGTGCGGGTGGCCATGGGCGGCTCCTGGGGCGGGCAACACGGCCAAGGTAGCACCGGCCTTGACGCCCCGCTGTAGGACGGTGCCGCGATGGGCGTCGTCCGGCGCGCCACCGCTACCCGGAGGGCCCCTCTTCTTCCTGCGTGTACCGGGACCGTGGCGCGGGCCACCCACCACGGTCGCCTGTGCCTGGTGCCGTGGGCGTGGTGGTGGTCACGACAACCAATTCGTCCACCTCAATCTGCGTGAAAGCTGCCTGCAGGGCGAGAGGATTGCTGGGGCGCCAGTCGCGCGGCAAATCCAGGATCAACTTGGCACGGAAGGGCTCGCCGTTGGCGGCAAGCGATTTCAAGTTCGTGTTGTAGGCCGAGAACACCTTCACGAGGCGAGCCCACCGGCTCTCTCTTCGTGCGCAGCTTTATTCGCGCCGCACCGGGTAAGCCACGTAGCGCACGATCTTCCAGCTGCCGTCGGGCTGGCGGGCGAAGACATCGAGGCCTTGCTCGTCTTCGGCCTGGGCCTTGCCGTTCGGCGCGGTCTCGGTGGAAGTCCAGGTCAACCGCACCACGGCCTGCGCTCCCGACACCATCACGTCCTGGATGCGCAGCGCCAGCTGCAGGGACCCGGCGGGTTCGGCCATGGCCTTGCGCAAGCGCGCGCACACCGCCGCGTGGCCGAGCTCGGGCATGCCCTGGAAATCCGCGCGCAGCTCGGGCGCAAAGAGCTCGCAGATGCGCGCGCCGCGGCGCGCGTTGAAATCCTGCCGCCACTGTTCGAGCGTGGCGCGGATGGCCGTGGCGTCGGCGTCGGCCCGCGTGGGCGCTGCGGCACAACCGGTCAGCGCCACGAGCATGAAAGACCACCACCAGACGCGCATTCGGCACTCCTCGAAGTTCGGAGTGCCGACTATAGACGCGCTCACTCCTCCTGCAGGATGGCCCGGAAGTCCGGCGCGGCGGGCGCAACAGGCGCGCCCTGGCGCTCCATCAGTTCGATCACCACGCGCTCGATCACCCCACCTTCGAACCGCCCCGGGGGCAGGCACTGCTCGCTCACCGGCGCGTTGCCATAGCCACAGGTGAAGCCGGCGGTGATGCCGTAGGTGGTCCAGGTGTTGGGCACGGTCACGTCGTGCACGGCCTGGCCGTCGAGCTGCAGCGAGAAGCGCGCGGCCTTGCCTTCGAGCCGTTCGCACCGCACTTTCACGTCGAAGGCGCCCGACGGAAAGGGTGCGCGCAGCGTGTAGGTTTTCGAGTCCGAGTACACGTACTCGAACACCACTTCGCCCTGGTCGCAATACAGCAGATAGCCACCGAAGCGGTTGCCGCAGGACACGACGATGCCGCTGGCACCCGTGCCCTCGGAGCGCAAGCGCGCATCGATGTGGAAATGGCGGTCGTTGATGGAAGGCACCAGCAGGCGGTCGAAGCGGGCCATGCCGGCTTGCAGTTCGTAGCGCAGCGGCAGGTCGTCGCGGAAGAAGGCGAAGGCGCGTTCGGACTCGCGGTCGTCCAGCGGCAGCACGCTGTAGCGGCGTGCCTCGTTCCACCACACAGCCACCATCTGCTGCACACGCTCGGGGTGTTGCGCGGCGAGGTCGTTCGTCTCGGAGAAATCGCTCTCCAGGTGGTAGAGCTCCCAGCGGTCCTGGTTGAAGTCATCGCCCTTCTGGTGGCGCGCCACGATCTTCCAGCCGTCTTGCCAGAGTGCGCGGTCGCCCACGATTTCGAAGTGCTGCACCGCCTTGCGTGTGGGGGCGTTCGCGTCGCGGAACGTGTACGCCATGCTGATGCCGTGCAGCGGCAGCTGCGGCACGCCTTTGTAGACCTTGGGCGCCTCGGCCTGGATGAGGTCGAGCACGGTGGGCACGATGTCGGACACGTGGTGGTACTGCGGGCGCACCGCGCCATCGGCCTGGATGCCTTGCGGCCAGTGCACGATCAGCGGCGCGCGGATGCCGCCGCCATGCGTGTTTTTCTTGTACCACTTGAGCGGCGCGTTCGACACCTGCGCCCAGCCCATCGGGTAGTGCGGGAACGAGAACTCGCTGCCCACGATGTCCAGCCGCTCCAGGATGTACTGCACGCTCTCGCGCTCGGTCTGCAGGTGCTTGCGGATGTTGATGGCGCCGGTCGGGCCACCCTCGCCGCTGGCGCCGTTGTCGGAGAGCAGCACGATCAGCGTGTGGTCGAGTTGGCCGGTGGAGCGCAGGTAGGCCACGAGGCGGCCGATCTGTTCGTCCGCGTGGTCCATGAAACCGGCATAGGCCTCCTGCAGGCGCGCGCAGACGCTGCGCGCGTCGTCTTCCATGTCTTCCCAGTGCGGCACGCCGGGGTTGCGCGGTGCCAGGGCCGTTCCTTTCGGGATGATGCCGAGTTCGAGCTGCCGCTGGTGGCGCTGCGCGCGGATCGCATCCCAGCCCGCGTCGTAGCGGCCCCGGTACCTGGCCATGTTCGCCTTGGGCACGTGCAGCGGCCAGTGGCCCGCGCCGAGGGCCAGGTAGGTCATCCAGGGCCGCTCGGCCGCGGAGGTCACGTGGTCGCGGATCTGTTCGATGGCGTGGTCGATCAGGTCTTCGGTGAGGTGGTAGCCCGGGCGCGGCGTGTGGCGGATCGGGTGGTTGTCTTCGTGCAGGTCCGGGTTCCAGTGGTCGACGTAGCCGCCCAGAAAACCGTACCAGCGGCTGAAGCCACGCCCCAGCGGCCAGTGCTCGTGCGGGCCGGCCGTGCCGTAGTTGGCCAGGTTGGAGAGGTGCCATTTGCCGACCGCGTAGGCGCCGTAGCCGTTCTCGCCCAGCATCTCGGCCACCGTGGCGGCGTTCGGCGAAATGCGGCCCTGGTAACCCGGGAAGCCGTTGGACCATTCGGCGATCGCGCCCACACCCACCGCGTGCGCGTTGCGCCCGGTGAGCAGGCTCGCCCGCGTCGGCGAGCACATGGCGGTGACGTGGAAGTTGTTGTAGCGCAGGCCCTTGGCCGCGAGCGCATCGATGTGCGGCGTGTGGATCTCCGAGCCATAGCAACCCAGGTCGGCGAAGCCCACGTCGTCGAGCACGACGAAGAGCACATTGGGCGCGCCCTTCGGGGCCTTCAGCGGTTGCGGCCACCACGGCGTGGATTCGCGGTAGGTGTCGCCGATGTGGCCTTGGAAATCGGTCGGGTTCATGGGCGCGTGTTCACTCTGCCTTGAGGCCCAGCTTGCGGATCAGTGCGCTCCAGCGCTCGGTTTCGGCGGCCATGAACTTGCCGAAGTCAGCGGCCGACAAACCGGTGGACTCCGCACCCAGGCCGGCCAGGCGTTCTTTCACCGCTGGGTCGTTCAGTGCCTCGCCGAAGGCGCGGTTGAGCTGGTCCACCACCGGCTGCGGCGTGCCCTTGGGCGCCAGGATGCCGTACCAGGCCGCCGCGTCGAATTTGGGCAGCACGGTCTCGGCCACGGTGGGCACGTCGGGCAGGAAGGTCGAGCGCTTGGCCGTGGTCACCGCCAGCGCGCGGAAGTTGCCGGCCTTGATCTGCGGCAGGAAGGACGCGACGGCATCGGAATTGCAATCGATCTCGCCCGAGAGCAGCGCGGTCGTGGCCGGGGCCGAGCCGCGGTAGGGCACGCTGGCGATGTTGAGCTTGAGCTCCGACTTGAACTGCTCGAAGGCCAGGTTGGTCACGGTGGCGCCACCGCCGCCGCCGGCACAGTTCAGCACGCCCGGACGTGCCTTGGCATCGGCCACCAGGTCCTGCAGGGTCTTGTACTTCGACTTGGCGTTCGTGGCGATCACCACCGGCGAGACCGCCAGACCGATCACGGGCGCGAAGCCGTTCACCGGGTGGTACGGCAGGCTCTTGTAGAGCTCTCCGGTGCCGGCGTGGCCTGCCGTCACCAGCAGCAGGGTGTGGCCATCGGCCTCGGCACGCGCGACCACGGCCGCGCCGATGGTGCCGCCCGCGCCCGATTTGGGGTCGACCACGATGGGTTGGCCCAGCTTCGTGCCGATGCTTTGCGACAGCACGCGCGCGAGCTGGTCGGCAGCACCGCCAGCGGCGAACGGCACCACGAGCGTGATGGGCTTGGTGGCGTAGGGTTTGTCTTGCGCGTGCGCGGCGGTGGCGCCGCTCAGGGCGATGGCGGTCGCGCTCAGCGCGCCGATGAGAGGGCGAAGGTTTTTCATGCGTTGTCTCCAGCGGTTCGGGGAAAAAATGCGAACGGGCTTTGCACCCGAGGTGTGCCGAATCTACCGATGCACGGTCATGCAAGGAAGTGCGAATATCGAAACAGGCGATGCAAGAATCGCAACACCCTTCCTCTTCTCGCAAAGGCACTCTCCATGAACGAATCGGTTCCGCCCTTTCCGGCCCAGGTGCCCAGCCGTCTGATGCGGCGTGCGCACTTGCTCGGCGACTTCCTGGTGGTGGCCAACAGCGGCGGCATCCGGCAAGCGGCCGACAAGCTGCACCTGAGCCAGAGCGCGCTCACGCGGCGCATCCAGGACCTGGAGACCACGCTGGAGGCCGAGCTGTTCGAGCGCACGGCGCGCGGCATGACGCTCACTCCCTTTGGCGAGGCCCTGCTGCACCATGCCAGCATCATCGCGCTCACCTGCAAGTACGCGCTGGCCGAGCTGGGCGATCTGCGCGAAGGCGAGGCCGGCGAGCTGCACATCGCGGCCGGGCCAGCATGGGCCTATGCCCTGCTGCCCGACGCCATTGCCCACCTGCAGGCCGTGCACCCGAAAGTGCGCGTGACGCTGATCAACCAGTTGAACGACTCCACCCTGCCCCTGCTCTCCAGCGGCCGGCTCGACGTGGTGCTGGGCGGCCTGCCGCCGCCCAAGCTGCGCGATCCGCAGATCGCCTACGAGCCCCTGCTCACGGTGGAGCATCTGGTGTACGCGCACGAATCGCACCCGCTGCACCAGCGCGAGCAGGTGCGCGCGGCCGACCTCGTGGCCTTCCCGTGGATCTGGTTCATCGAAGCCGTGGCGGCGCGCGATCTGGTGAAGAAGTATTTCCAGCGTGCCCGCCTGCCCATGCCCGCGGCCGCCGTGGAGACCTCGGCCGTGCAACTGGGTTTTCGCCTCATGCAGCACGGCCGGCACGTGATGGTGCTGCCCTCGACCCTGCGCGAGATCGGCGCGGGCCATGGGCTGCGGCCGCTGAAGCTGCAGGGTACGCTGGGCCGCTTCACCTCAGGAATGATGTACCGGCCTTCGGTGCGCCGCCTCAAAGCCTTCGAGGTGTTTCGCGGCGCGATCCTGGAGGCCTTGTGCGCCGAACACTAAGTCAAGTGGGGAGTGCCTTCGGCCCGCCCTCGCCCAGGTGCGCCTGCAGAAACGCCACGCACGCCCGCACCTTGGCCGACTGGCTCAGGCGCACCGTGCTCGCCGCCCAGATGTCGGCCGGCTGCGCATGCGTGCCCAGCACGCGCACCAGTTGCCCGCAGCGCAGCGCCTCGTGCACATCCCAAGAGGTCTGGAACAGGATGCCGTGGCCGTCTTCGGCCCAGCCGCGCACGAATTCGGCGTTGTTGGACGTGAGTCGGCCGCTGACCTTCACTTTCTCGAGGCCGTTGGGTCCGTCGAGCTGCCACACGCCAAAGGCCAACCGGCCTTCGCGCAGCACCAGGCATTCGTGCCGGGCCAGCTCCGCCAAGGTCTGCGGCATGCCCCGGCGCGCCAGGTACGAGGGCGCGGCGCACAGGATCTTGGTGCTGGGCGCGATGCGGTGCGCCACGAGGTGCGACTCGTCCACCGGGCCCACGCGGATGTCCAGGTCCACGTTTTCGCGCAGCAGGTCCACGCGCCGGTCCACCGCGTCGAGCGAAATGTCCAGCCGTGGATAGCGCTGCGCCAGCAGCGAGAGCGCGGGCGCGATGTGCAGCCGGCCCAGCCGCACGCTGGTGGTGATGCGCAGCACGCCGCGCGGCTCCTGCCGCCCACCGGCCACCGTCTCGCCCATCTGGTCTACCCCGTCGAAGATGCGCTGCGCCGACTCGTAGACCTGCTCGCCTTCGAGCGTGACCGTGACGCGCCGGGTGGCGCGGTGGAACAGCTGCACGCCCAGCGCGCGCTCCAGCAGGGCGATGCGCTTGCTCACGTAAGCCGGCGACACGCCGAGCTCGCTGGCGGTGGCCGCGAAGCTCGATTTGCGCGCCGCCACACAGAACAGGCGCAGGTCACCGAGTTGGAAGTCAAGATTCACGATCCGTAAATCATAAAGCCACGAATTGCCTCTTCAATTTCCATTTCAAACTCTATAAATTTCACCGCTCCTGCCCTTTCGCCCCGACCTCGTATGACCCGTCCCCTTTCGCTCGCCGCGCTGACCGTGCTGGAGCTGGCCCCCGAAGACAGGGTGAGCTGCGCCGCAGAAGCCGGCTTCAGCCACATCGGCATTCGCCTGATCCCGGCCACCGACACCGAGCCTCGATACGACCTGATCGGCGACACGCCGCGCCTGCGCGAAGTCGAGCACCGGCTGCGCGACACCGGCGTGAAAGTGCTGGACGCGGAAATCTTCCGCATGCAGCCGCAAACCCGCGTGGCCGATCTCGAAGCGGCCGTGGCCACCGCCGCGCGCCTGGGCGCGAGCGAATTGCTGGTGGCCGGCAACGACGCCGACGAGGCGCGGCTGATCGACACCTTCGCCGCCTTCTGCGAGCTCGCGCAACGCTACCAGTTGCATGCCGCGCTGGAATTCATGCCCTGGACCGACACCCGCCACCTGCGGCAGGCGGCGGAGCAGGTGCGGCGCAGCGCCCAGCCCAATGCGGGCGTGCTCGTCGACGCCTTCCACTTCAGCCGCTCGCGCAGCGAGCTCGCAGACCTGGCACGGGTGCCACCCTCGCAGTTGCGCTACCTGCAGCTCTGCGACGTGCCCGCGCCGATCCCGCCGACCCCGGAAGGCATCCTGCACGAAGCGCGCGCCGAACGGCTGTTCCCAGGTGAAGGCGGGCTGGACCTGGTGGGCCTGCTGCAGGCCATGCCCGCGGGCATTCCGATCAGCCTGGAAGTGCCGACCCACACGCTGGCCCGCAGCATGAACGCGGTCGAGCGCGCGCGCCGCGCACTGGTGGCCACCCGGCGCTTGCTGGCGCAAGTCGACGCCACGCCGAGCGCCGCATGAGCGATCGCATCGACTGCGACCTGCTCGTCGTGGGCTCCGGCGCGTCGGGCCTCTCGGCCGCGGTCACCGCCGCCTGGCATGGCCTGAAGGTGGTCGTGGTGGAGAAGGCCCCGGTGTTCGGCGGCGCCAGCGCCTGGTCCGGCGGCTGGATGTGGTTGCCCGGCAACCCGCTGGCGCAGCGCGCCGGCTACCGGCAAGACCCGGCGCAGGCGCGCGTCTTCCTGAAGAACCTGCTGCAGGAGCGCCACGACCCCGAACGCGTGAACGCCTTTCTCGACAACGCCGGTCCGATGGCGGCGTTCTTCGAGCAACACACGGCGCTGCAATTCGCCGAAGGCAACGGCATCCCCGACATCCACACCCACCTCGCCGGTTCGAGCGATGCCGGCCGCCAGGTGATCGCCGCGCCGTACGACGCGCGCGAACTCGGCGCGCTCCACCGCCGCCTGCGCCCGACGATGCGCGAGACCTCGTTCATGGGCATGCCCATCATGGCCGGCGCGGACCTCGCGGCCTTTCTCTCGATGACGCGCTCGGCGAAATCCTTCTGGCACGTTGCGCGCCGCTTTCTGCGCCACCTGCGCGACCTCGCATTGCATGGCCGCGCCATGCATCTGGTCAATGGCGTGGCCTTGATCGGACGGCTCGCGAAATCGGCCGACGACCTGGGCGTGCGGCTGATCGAGTCCGCGCCCGCGCAGCGCCTGCTGTTCGCAGAGGGCGCGGTGCGCGGTGCGGCCGTGCGAACGTCCCAAGGCGACATCGAGATCCACGCAAGGCGCGGTGTGGTGCTGGCCGCCGGCGGTTTCCCGAACGACGTGGCGCGGCGCAAGGCCCTCTTCCCACGCACGCCCAGCGGTCAGGAACACTGGGCCTTGCCACCCACCGAATGCGCGGGCGATGGCATCGCCCTGGGCGAGTCGGCCGGCGGTGCCCAGGCCACGCACCTGGCCTCGCCCGTGGCCTGGGCGCCGGTCTCACGGGTGCCGCACCCCGACGGCAGCGTGGGTCATTTCCCCCACATCATCGACCGCGCCAAGCCCGGCGCCATCGCCGTGCTGGCCAACGGCCAGCGCTTCGTCAACGAGGCCACCGGCTACCACGACTTCGTCGCGGCCATGGTCGCCCAATCGCCCGGCACCGAGGTGTGCGCCTGGCTGGTCTGCGACCACCGTTTCCTGCGCCGCTACGGCCTGGGCTTCGTGCGGCCCTTCCCCGTGCCCTACCGCCGCTTTCTGCGCAACGGTTATCTCCAGCGCGGCAAGACGATCGAATCGCTGGCCCAGGCCTGCGGTGTGCCACCCGAGGCCTTGCGTGCCACCGTGGACCGCTTCAACGCGCACGCGCGCCAGGGGCAGGACCCCGACTTCGGGCGCGGCAGCACGCCCTACAACCGCAAGATGGGCGATGCGCTGCACGACGGCCCCAACCCTTGCACCGCGCCGATCGAACGCGGCCCGTTCTACGCCGTGAAGCTGCTGCCCGGCTGCTTCGGCACCTTCGCCGGTCTGCACACCAATGGCCATGCGCAGGTGCTCAACGGCCAGGGCCGTCCCATCGAAGGCCTCTACGCGGTGGGCACCGACATGGCCAGCGTGCTCGGCGGCCACTACCCCTCGGGCGGCATCAACCTCGGCCCGGCCATGACCTTCGGCTTCATCGCCGCACGGCACGCGGCGGGCGCGTCCCCCTCTTCACCCTCCTCAAGATGATCAACGGCAAAACCCTTCTGCTTCCCCTGCTCGGCTACCCCACCGACAACTTCAAATCGCCCCTGATCTACAACCCGTGGTTCGCGCACAAAGGCATCGATGCGGTGCTGATCCCCATGGGCGTGAGCGTGGAGGACTACCCAGCCACCCTGCGGCAGATCTTCACCTTGACCAACCTGCGTGGCGCGCTGGTGACGATGCCGCACAAAGTGGCCACGGTGGCGCTGGTCGATGAACTCACACCCACGGCCCACATCGCGGGCGCATGCAACGCCGTGCGCCGCCTGCCCGATGGCCACCTGCTGGGCGACCAGTTCGACGGCGCGGGTTTCGTGCGCGGCCTGCAGCGCAAGGGCGTTCGGGTGCAAGGTGCGCGCGCGCTGGTGGTGGGCAACGGCGGCGTAGGCTGCGCCATCGCCGCCTCGCTCGCCCAAGCGGGCGCTGCCGAGCTCGGCCTGTACGACGCCCGCGAGGCCTCGTCGCTCGCACTGGGCGCGCGGCTGCACCAGCACTACCCGCAGCTGATCATCGGCACCGGCGCCAACGACCCAAAGGGCTACGACATCGTGGTCAATGCCACACCCATGGGCGTGCACGCCGACGACCCCTTCCCTTTCGATGTCGAGCGCCTCACACCAGGCAGCTTCGTCGGCGAGGCGGTGATGAAGCCGCAGCTCACCGCGTTGCTGACAGCGGCGCAAGCGCACGGCTGCGGTGTGCAGGTGGGCTCGGACATGTTGTACGAGCAGATCCCGGCCTACCTCGAATTCTTCGAACTGGGCAGCGCGACGCCGCAAGAACTGCGCGCCATCGCGGCGCAGGCCGGCGTGCAGGTGTAGAGCTTCAACGCAGCGCCTTGCCGTGCAGCGGCAGGCGCACCACCTGCAACGCCTGCAACTGCGCGCGCGCAATCGCCAGGAACGATGTACCCAGGCGAGAGAGCGGGCGGTGCCGGTTGCGCACCGCGAAGATGGCGAAGGTGGGCCGCCCGGGCAAGGCGGTGAACACCAGGCCCTCGGGGCGGTGGGCCCGCGCGGAGAGATCGTCCACGAACGCCACGGCCGCCCCGGTGGCCGCCACCGAGCAGGCCGCCAGGCCCGAGCGCACCTCGGCCGCGACATTGCGCGCCACGCCGCGCGCCTCGATCCAGTGGTCGATCACCGCGCTCTGCGGTGCCTCCGGGCTGTACACCACCAGCCGGCCCGCGAGCACCTCGGCCATGGTCGGACGCGCGCGCTGCAGGATCGCATGGCCGGCGGGCAAGGCGCACAGCAACTCCCAACGGCCGATTTCCTCGATGTCCAGCGCCGGGTGGTCCAGCGGTGCGCTGGAGATCGCGACGTCGGCCTCCTCGGTCACCAGGAGCTTGACAATCTCGCGCGTGGGCAGCGACTCGAACAGCACGCGCGCGCTGGTGTGTTCGCCCACCAGCGCCGCCATGCTGCGCGGCACCAGTTGCAGCGCGGTGTTGGCGCTGGAGAGCACGCGCAACGTGGTCCTGGTGCCGAAGCGCAGGTGCGCCGCCACGTCGCGCACGTGCAGCACGCCCCGGTAGACCTTCTCGATTTCCTCGTGCAGTTCGCGCGCTTCGGCCGTGGGCACGAGCCGGCCGCTGCGCCGCTCGAACAAGGCCACGCCCAGTTGCAACTCCAGGTGCCGCACGAGGCGGCTCACACCCGGCTGCGACACGTGCAGCAGCCGCGCGGCCTCGGTGGTCGAGCCGGTGGTCATCACCGCGCGGAACACTTCGATCTGTCTGAGGTTCATGGGCGCATTTTCGCCCGTAATAACACTGTGTTATTCGCACGTGGCGTAAAGGTATTGGATGGCATCCGCTCTCCTGCCTAGCATGGGCATGGATATCGGTCCCCGGCGACACGCCGGCAACTCAGGAGACAGACATGTTCAAGCCTTCGCGGCGCCAATTCGGGCGCACCTTCCTCGCCACCCTCGCCTTGAGCGCCTGCGCATTCGCGGCCCACGCCCAGGGCCCCGTATGGCCGAGCAAACCCATTACCCTGTCCGTGGGCTTCGCGCCCGGTGGCTCGGCCGACATCGTGGCCCGCGAGCTCGGCCGCAAGCTCACCGAGGTGCTGGGCCAGCCGGTCGTGGTCGACAACAAACCCGGCGCGGGCGGCACCATCGCCGCGGCCGGCGTGGCCTCGGCACAGGCCGATGGCCATACCTTGCTGCTGGTCACCAGCGGGCACGCCGGCAGCGGCGCGCTCTACTCCACGCTGCGCTACGACCCGATCAAGGCCTTCGCGCCGATCGCCAAGTTGGCGGCCACGCCGGTGGTGATCGTGGTGCCGAGCCAGCAGCCCTGGAAGA
The sequence above is a segment of the Hydrogenophaga sp. BPS33 genome. Coding sequences within it:
- a CDS encoding Bug family tripartite tricarboxylate transporter substrate binding protein; this translates as MKNLRPLIGALSATAIALSGATAAHAQDKPYATKPITLVVPFAAGGAADQLARVLSQSIGTKLGQPIVVDPKSGAGGTIGAAVVARAEADGHTLLLVTAGHAGTGELYKSLPYHPVNGFAPVIGLAVSPVVIATNAKSKYKTLQDLVADAKARPGVLNCAGGGGGATVTNLAFEQFKSELKLNIASVPYRGSAPATTALLSGEIDCNSDAVASFLPQIKAGNFRALAVTTAKRSTFLPDVPTVAETVLPKFDAAAWYGILAPKGTPQPVVDQLNRAFGEALNDPAVKERLAGLGAESTGLSAADFGKFMAAETERWSALIRKLGLKAE
- a CDS encoding LysR family transcriptional regulator, with the translated sequence MNESVPPFPAQVPSRLMRRAHLLGDFLVVANSGGIRQAADKLHLSQSALTRRIQDLETTLEAELFERTARGMTLTPFGEALLHHASIIALTCKYALAELGDLREGEAGELHIAAGPAWAYALLPDAIAHLQAVHPKVRVTLINQLNDSTLPLLSSGRLDVVLGGLPPPKLRDPQIAYEPLLTVEHLVYAHESHPLHQREQVRAADLVAFPWIWFIEAVAARDLVKKYFQRARLPMPAAAVETSAVQLGFRLMQHGRHVMVLPSTLREIGAGHGLRPLKLQGTLGRFTSGMMYRPSVRRLKAFEVFRGAILEALCAEH
- a CDS encoding FAD-dependent oxidoreductase, with translation MSDRIDCDLLVVGSGASGLSAAVTAAWHGLKVVVVEKAPVFGGASAWSGGWMWLPGNPLAQRAGYRQDPAQARVFLKNLLQERHDPERVNAFLDNAGPMAAFFEQHTALQFAEGNGIPDIHTHLAGSSDAGRQVIAAPYDARELGALHRRLRPTMRETSFMGMPIMAGADLAAFLSMTRSAKSFWHVARRFLRHLRDLALHGRAMHLVNGVALIGRLAKSADDLGVRLIESAPAQRLLFAEGAVRGAAVRTSQGDIEIHARRGVVLAAGGFPNDVARRKALFPRTPSGQEHWALPPTECAGDGIALGESAGGAQATHLASPVAWAPVSRVPHPDGSVGHFPHIIDRAKPGAIAVLANGQRFVNEATGYHDFVAAMVAQSPGTEVCAWLVCDHRFLRRYGLGFVRPFPVPYRRFLRNGYLQRGKTIESLAQACGVPPEALRATVDRFNAHARQGQDPDFGRGSTPYNRKMGDALHDGPNPCTAPIERGPFYAVKLLPGCFGTFAGLHTNGHAQVLNGQGRPIEGLYAVGTDMASVLGGHYPSGGINLGPAMTFGFIAARHAAGASPSSPSSR
- a CDS encoding shikimate dehydrogenase family protein, producing the protein MINGKTLLLPLLGYPTDNFKSPLIYNPWFAHKGIDAVLIPMGVSVEDYPATLRQIFTLTNLRGALVTMPHKVATVALVDELTPTAHIAGACNAVRRLPDGHLLGDQFDGAGFVRGLQRKGVRVQGARALVVGNGGVGCAIAASLAQAGAAELGLYDAREASSLALGARLHQHYPQLIIGTGANDPKGYDIVVNATPMGVHADDPFPFDVERLTPGSFVGEAVMKPQLTALLTAAQAHGCGVQVGSDMLYEQIPAYLEFFELGSATPQELRAIAAQAGVQV
- a CDS encoding arylsulfatase, whose translation is MNPTDFQGHIGDTYRESTPWWPQPLKAPKGAPNVLFVVLDDVGFADLGCYGSEIHTPHIDALAAKGLRYNNFHVTAMCSPTRASLLTGRNAHAVGVGAIAEWSNGFPGYQGRISPNAATVAEMLGENGYGAYAVGKWHLSNLANYGTAGPHEHWPLGRGFSRWYGFLGGYVDHWNPDLHEDNHPIRHTPRPGYHLTEDLIDHAIEQIRDHVTSAAERPWMTYLALGAGHWPLHVPKANMARYRGRYDAGWDAIRAQRHQRQLELGIIPKGTALAPRNPGVPHWEDMEDDARSVCARLQEAYAGFMDHADEQIGRLVAYLRSTGQLDHTLIVLLSDNGASGEGGPTGAINIRKHLQTERESVQYILERLDIVGSEFSFPHYPMGWAQVSNAPLKWYKKNTHGGGIRAPLIVHWPQGIQADGAVRPQYHHVSDIVPTVLDLIQAEAPKVYKGVPQLPLHGISMAYTFRDANAPTRKAVQHFEIVGDRALWQDGWKIVARHQKGDDFNQDRWELYHLESDFSETNDLAAQHPERVQQMVAVWWNEARRYSVLPLDDRESERAFAFFRDDLPLRYELQAGMARFDRLLVPSINDRHFHIDARLRSEGTGASGIVVSCGNRFGGYLLYCDQGEVVFEYVYSDSKTYTLRAPFPSGAFDVKVRCERLEGKAARFSLQLDGQAVHDVTVPNTWTTYGITAGFTCGYGNAPVSEQCLPPGRFEGGVIERVVIELMERQGAPVAPAAPDFRAILQEE
- a CDS encoding LysR substrate-binding domain-containing protein — translated: MNLDFQLGDLRLFCVAARKSSFAATASELGVSPAYVSKRIALLERALGVQLFHRATRRVTVTLEGEQVYESAQRIFDGVDQMGETVAGGRQEPRGVLRITTSVRLGRLHIAPALSLLAQRYPRLDISLDAVDRRVDLLRENVDLDIRVGPVDESHLVAHRIAPSTKILCAAPSYLARRGMPQTLAELARHECLVLREGRLAFGVWQLDGPNGLEKVKVSGRLTSNNAEFVRGWAEDGHGILFQTSWDVHEALRCGQLVRVLGTHAQPADIWAASTVRLSQSAKVRACVAFLQAHLGEGGPKALPT
- a CDS encoding YybH family protein; its protein translation is MRVWWWSFMLVALTGCAAAPTRADADATAIRATLEQWRQDFNARRGARICELFAPELRADFQGMPELGHAAVCARLRKAMAEPAGSLQLALRIQDVMVSGAQAVVRLTWTSTETAPNGKAQAEDEQGLDVFARQPDGSWKIVRYVAYPVRRE
- the ku gene encoding non-homologous end joining protein Ku; this encodes MATRTRTTHKTPSKRASPSAAEDAQAPTSTRTMWKGAISFGLVHIPVGLYSATAPSGVDFDWLDRRSMEPVGYKRVNKVTGKEVAMSDIVKGVEVEEGHYVVLTPEEIASAYPKTTQTIEIESFVDADEIPFVYLERPYYTAPLKRGEKVYALLRESLQQSHKVGVAKVVIQSKQHLAVLIPCGRAMVLNLLRWGGEIRSFEQLDLPPLGAKAAGIKEAELKMARQLIDDMTEPWNADSFRNSFAQEIHKLVETKATAGKVTRVEKVEEEEGARGGTSNVLDLTALLKRSLGGKRGAAKGEAATVTQLPSAKAPASKKAAPATRKTPASKTPAKKAAAKAATRKPARRAA
- a CDS encoding sugar phosphate isomerase/epimerase family protein — its product is MTRPLSLAALTVLELAPEDRVSCAAEAGFSHIGIRLIPATDTEPRYDLIGDTPRLREVEHRLRDTGVKVLDAEIFRMQPQTRVADLEAAVATAARLGASELLVAGNDADEARLIDTFAAFCELAQRYQLHAALEFMPWTDTRHLRQAAEQVRRSAQPNAGVLVDAFHFSRSRSELADLARVPPSQLRYLQLCDVPAPIPPTPEGILHEARAERLFPGEGGLDLVGLLQAMPAGIPISLEVPTHTLARSMNAVERARRALVATRRLLAQVDATPSAA